A stretch of DNA from Coccidioides posadasii str. Silveira chromosome 1, complete sequence:
GGGGAAATAAATGTATGAGACCAGACCAGCTACCCGGAACCTGATCCGAAATACTAgctgttaggtaatccaactagcactTCACTCACATGACCCAGATTGATTACTTAGTATCCAGGTAGGCGAATCTTGACACGGAGTACATAGTTGGGAGGATTATGCTTATTCGCTAAGCTAGGATTCGAGAGGTTTGCCTAAACCTTAGCTGCTACTGAGGTATTATATAACCCAAGAGCTCCATTCAATTCTCCACAGGCAAACTGGCAAGTgataattatttttatcTGCCAATTGCACAATAGTTGGTTCAGTCTACCTTGATAGATCTATATATACGGTGAATAAACGCCCAGGAGGCGAAAAATCCGATCGAGCCTAGAATGTATAGTTAGATTGTCGTCTCCCCGACCAAAATGTAGCAACAGCCAAAGCTTACCAGTCAGAATGAAAGCTAAGAATGCTAACAATGCCGAATATCCCAAATAAAGGATGGCGCCAGTGATTCCGCCAAAGCTAACCCGTGTTACCCAAAAGATAAGGGCGTTAATGAAAACATACCCGCCCGTCATGCCGGCGCCGATGAACGATCTCCATTGCCACCGGTAGTCCTCAGCACAGAGAAGGAAATATACTAGGAGTATAGTGGTCATGGCGGACATCATGATCATCAAACCGTAGcaaaggaagaggaagccAAACATATAGTAGATTTTACCGGTCCAGAGCGAATTCATGATGAAGTACAACTCAACAAAGATAGCCGCAAAGGGAAGTAAGCCGGCAATCAAAGTAGACGGGATCAGTCGGAGCGAACCAACCGCTGGAGGGATCTGACGGGGGATCTGATTTGTTTTCGTCGGTCCTTCGAGAGCCTGATAAATTGATTGTTAGGATATCCCTGAGGGCCCGAACAGGAAATTGAAACACATACCGGTTGTTTGAACCCGATCCAGCTGCCTGCCACGCTGAGAGGCACGCTGATAATAAACCATATCAAAACTATAACTACCATGGTGGTGAAAGGCACAGCGCCACTGGCCCCTTTAATCCAGAGGATGAAGTTTAGGAAAAAGAACACCGAAAACACAATAGCCGGTAACACGAGAGGCGTTGCAATGATGAGTTGCTTCCAAGCTTCACCTCCAAACGACTTATAAGCTCTGGCTGAAACGTAGCCGCCGATAGAGCCGAGGAAAGTATAGAGTATCAGGATGACTGTTCCCAAAAACCCTCTGTTCGACGGAGAGAGAAGACCGAACAAGGCAAAGACTATTTTCTCTCAGCACCAATGAACGTATCGACTTGCCGTGGGGTACCACTTACGAACTGTCAGGCCAGTCATCATGAAGAGCTGGGCGCCATTTCCCAAGAATACGCTCAGCAGTAATGGCTGTTTCGGGCAACGGAATACGTCACCGTGCACGAGCTTCCAACCAGAATCTTCCTGAATTCCATCTTCGACGGAAGCCGGATTTCCATCCAAGTCGTCCAGGTTGATCATGTTGAGCCTGTTGTACCTCGCGATATCTTTTCGTAGTGCTCGGAGTAAGATCGTGCTAACTAGGGCCACTAGCAGGATGACAAAAACCGCGGAGTAAATGAGCGAGTACCAATGCACGCTGGGATCATAGACGTGCAGGTACTTATCCCAGCGGGTGGCCCAGGCTGTCGGGGATTCCCTCCAGATGACACTATAAGTCCAAGCGACGGTCGTGTCTTCGTCTTCACTGAGAGAAACCGGAGGTCCGTTCGGTGAGCATTCAGCTTTTTTATCATCATTCAGGACCTTTGATGGCTTTCGCGAGGAAGGGTTCACTAAGACGCCAACGACGCGGTACTGCTCTGTCTTGCCCAAAGCCGCTGCACGATGGTAATCAACATAGATATCATAATGATTGTTCAGCAACTTGCTCCCATCTTTATCAACCTCGCCCAAGAAGAATCCAGGGCTATAGAACTCCTCGTCTGTCTGCGGATCCTCGCTCAGCTGCGCCGCAGGGAGCCCATCTATAAGCAAATTCACATTGTACCCATCCCATATTCTCTGATTGACGAAACTACTGCTCGCCGGGTCAAACACGACCTCCGGGCAAAGCAATTTGCAGGTTTCGTTCTTGGCCATGAAGATCTCAAACGGAGATGTCTGGATGCGGTCGCCGAATATAATACTGCCGAGTGATTCTCTGACATCCTCTGGCCCGTCTTTAGGCCGGCAGAACATAAAGTCCGAGTAATAGTAGTCATATGAAATTATGGAATGGAGTTGAGCATCGTGTTCAGAGACAGTTGGTGAGACGCGGTTTACATGGAGCGGAACCTTTTGGCCGACTTCGTAGGAGGTTGGCGCAACACCCGGAAGATAGAACGCCGATGAAAAGTGTGGATAGAGGAGTAAGAGGGGGGAAAGGAGGTGAAGGGTATTTGGAAACGAGGGCCGCATTTTGAGATATTACCTAGACTGAGAGACTTGTCATCAGCACATGTTCTCCGCTGGAGGGTTCGCTGTCCAACTCAACCTGACGAACCGATTGCTGGTGGCTATGTATGTGACGGTTATATATAAGCGCTGAAGAAGTCACGAATTCATGAGTGTCAATGCAAATGGAGCGGAGAACAGATGCAGTCAACTCATATCTCGCCAGCAATAAGAATGAGCAGATGCCACAACACCGAAGACAGAatggaaagaaaagggagtGCGTGTGAGTGAGCGAgcgagagagacagagagagagacagcaCGTCAAGGCAGCTGTCCAAATTGGAGCTTCGGCTTATGTAACCAACTAACAGGGTGATTACATCAGCCAAGCACGGCGCATCTCCTGGAACGGGCAGCGAGGAGCGACGGGGGGCGGGAGAAGAGTGAACAGGGGGCGATGATGGCCTCGCTGGCTCGAGTTTTAATGTTATAAATTCACTTTGCTTTCTTAAGTTCTCGTACACGCAGGGGTACTAACTAATAACTAGTAGACGCCGGAGCCCAAGAATCACTCAACCAAGCAATATTCAAAATCAGACCTACACCGCCATCAGTCATGCAAAGGCCCGCCAAGAGAAAACAGAACTTCGGCGTTTcgtcaaaaagaaaaaaggagggaggaaaaaaaagaaaaaaaaagaaaggaacggaaaggggaaaggaaaggaaaaaaagaaaaagagagaaaaagaaaaatagtACAAGAAGAGGAGTGATGTCAGATAGGCGGAGCAACAGCAACGGTTTCTCCAAGCCATTCGTGTAGTGGGCGGGGCGCGACGCACCCTATATGCCGGGAAGCTTGAGGCTGGAAACTGAACCCCGCTATGCCGTCGATGGACCTGGACGGGCGAATATGAACATTTGGCGGGGAAGGGACGAAAATACGGCGCTTCGTGCCAGCGGGGAGTGGTGATGCGAACTCCTGGCAGGCTGGAAGCTCATTGCCGGCCGCGACCTTCGAGAACCTTGCCTTGCGGCGAAGGAAACACACCGATAACACAAGCCGTAACTAAACAATTCAGGTACAATGGCAAGTGACGCCCCACCATAAAAAGGGCAAAAAGAGTTCGTAGAAAAGGCCAAGGGGACATTTCGTGCAGGATCGTACATCTGACATGCTAGAGGAAACAAGGTATATGTATCATAAGAATTGGGAAACATAATGAAACGGAAGGATATATTTACTGGGAAATGGGGATTGCCTTTCTTGGGAagggggcaaaaaaaaaaaaaaaaaaaaaaaaaaaggaaaacaggGACGATCCAATAGGTTGGAAAGGCTGCAGCTATCAGAGGAAACGAGCACGCAAGGCGGCTAAACAAGGCCATCGTAAAGCGATAGGGCGCTGACAATGGTCTCGTCCCGCTTACTGCCCTCCTTGAATTCGGCGATGTCCAGGCTTCCGTTCTCATCCTTATCCATCATCCGGAAGATCTTCTTGACGCGCTTTTCAGGGGTATCTTCATCTTCCGGGAGCTTTACCATTGACCCAACCTGCAAAAGTTGTTCAGAACCAAATAAGCAGCAAGGGTAGGCAATTGGGGCGGGTGGGTTATCTCACCATTTTATATATAGCCTCGACTATCGCGAGCATTTCATCGTAGCTGATCTTCCCGTCGCCATCGATATCGTACAGCTGGAAAGCCCAGTCTAATTTGTCTTCCATTCTGCCGCGGGAGGTCACCGATAGGGCGCAGATGAACTCTTTAAAGTCGATCATGCCGCTATTATCGGAATCAAATACTCTGAAAACGTAGTTCGCAAAAGAGGACGGGTCGCCAAAGGGGAAGAACTGCCGGTAGATCTTTTGGAATTCCTCCTTCGTAAGGGTGCCGGAGGGGCAGTCCTTCAGGAACCCTGCGTGGAGAAAGATCGTCAGCATCGCTCGGTGTGTAGGAGTCGGCCCAAGAAACCAACCGGGAACATACCTTTATACCATTGCTGCAACTCCTTCTTGTCGAAATGGGTCGCTTTTTGAAGTTCATCAAGTTGCGAGGGGGACAACTTCGACTGTCTAGAGAATGCGCGGGGATGGTCAGCGAATTGCAGCGAATTGCCAAGGGTGATTCATTCCAGGGCATGCCACTCCATGCGCCCATTTAGAGATCCAGCCGCGTATCGGTGCTCAAACAATGCGTATAAAGGTGAAAATATGGGGAAGAAagaataaaagaaaagaacagaGAGGAGGGTTTCCGCGAGGGCGAAAATGCGAAACACGGGAGAGAAGTGGTGAAGAGGCACTCGACAGGCCACTTCGAACAGCACAAGCCGGATTGGCACTTACGACTTCCCCATGGTTCCCGGTAAGAATGTTcagagtgtgtgtgtggagGAGACTAAGTAAATGACGTTCTCCTGTTGTTGGTAGTGGGACTGGGATTCAGCGATTCGGTTGCGAAATTATATAAGTACACATCCAAAGGACGGCGGGGTAATAGCTGGAGATGGCGGGCGCGTTGCTGGTTGGGCGGTGGACGCTTGTAGAAAATCAAATGGGCGAATGCGAGGCAATTGGGGAGTTTCAACTGAGAGAAGGTAAGGAGAGCGTGGAATGGAGTGATAATGAGAATGAAAAGGCGGTGGCTCTGTGTTAGACAGCTTGCTGGGCACTCTCTGGATGGCAGTGGTGGTGGtagcggtggtggtggtgatgctTGCCGCTGACTTGCTGGGGTGGGAGAGACGGAGATGCAATCCAGACGAGCCTCACCAAACTCCGGAACCAGCTTAAGCATGCCAAGCCACCTAGGCGCCCGCTGATCCTCGCCGCCCGTCGCGCAGTTTGGAAATCCGCTGCTCAGGTCTCTCCTCTTGGGTGCGCGggtaataacacaacaactTACGGTCAAAGGTGCTTGGGCGAAGGCTCTCTGTGAAGCAGTGAAAGTGTCGACTCGAACCCATGAAATGCACTAACTACAGGGTACATCAGAGCTAATACCCAGCTACAAACCACATTCATAGGTATTTGTGCAAGTACTgcatgtacagtacatagCCACTACTGGCCCCTGGGGATGCATAGACAGTCAATGAATATGAAACTGCTTGTTGGCCCCAGGCAACAAGAAGCCAGATTGTTTGTTAACTAATGATGCTCCAACCAAGAACCAACAAAAGCTTTCCGTTTGCTCGCCCGGTTTGAGCGCTGCGCCTTGGTTAGTTATTTGTAATATGGATGCTGATATTCCAGGATTCTTTTACTGCTGTCACTGATTGACTTGCATATGCTCTTCATAAGGCACCTCCCTTCCAGTTAACAGCTAAGATGACAGTGCATGATGACTCGGCAAAAGCACAAGCTTGATGGGGTATCTCTGGTATGTGTTCAGCAACAGGAGGACA
This window harbors:
- the NCS1 gene encoding Neuronal calcium sensor 1 (EggNog:ENOG410PH1H~COG:T~BUSCO:13714at33183), yielding MGKSQSKLSPSQLDELQKATHFDKKELQQWYKGFLKDCPSGTLTKEEFQKIYRQFFPFGDPSSFANYVFRVFDSDNSGMIDFKEFICALSVTSRGRMEDKLDWAFQLYDIDGDGKISYDEMLAIVEAIYKMVGSMVKLPEDEDTPEKRVKKIFRMMDKDENGSLDIAEFKEGSKRDETIVSALSLYDGLV
- a CDS encoding uncharacterized protein (SECRETED:SignalP(1-25)~EggNog:ENOG410PFGI~COG:U~TransMembrane:9 (n8-18c25/26o277-302i352-380o386-408i428-447o459-482i509-532o544-570i582-601o613-642i)~BUSCO:3097at33183) — protein: MRPSFPNTLHLLSPLLLLYPHFSSAFYLPGVAPTSYEVGQKVPLHVNRVSPTVSEHDAQLHSIISYDYYYSDFMFCRPKDGPEDVRESLGSIIFGDRIQTSPFEIFMAKNETCKLLCPEVVFDPASSSFVNQRIWDGYNVNLLIDGLPAAQLSEDPQTDEEFYSPGFFLGEVDKDGSKLLNNHYDIYVDYHRAAALGKTEQYRVVGVLVNPSSRKPSKVLNDDKKAECSPNGPPVSLSEDEDTTVAWTYSVIWRESPTAWATRWDKYLHVYDPSVHWYSLIYSAVFVILLVALVSTILLRALRKDIARYNRLNMINLDDLDGNPASVEDGIQEDSGWKLVHGDVFRCPKQPLLLSVFLGNGAQLFMMTGLTVLFALFGLLSPSNRGFLGTVILILYTFLGSIGGYVSARAYKSFGGEAWKQLIIATPLVLPAIVFSVFFFLNFILWIKGASGAVPFTTMVVIVLIWFIISVPLSVAGSWIGFKQPALEGPTKTNQIPRQIPPAVGSLRLIPSTLIAGLLPFAAIFVELYFIMNSLWTGKIYYMFGFLFLCYGLMIMMSAMTTILLVYFLLCAEDYRWQWRSFIGAGMTGGYVFINALIFWVTRVSFGGITGAILYLGYSALLAFLAFILTGSIGFFASWAFIHRIYRSIKVD